The Leptospira sp. WS60.C2 genome includes the window TAAGAATGTGACCCTGTATACAGATGAAGGTTATACGTTTCTTTGGGACAGACCTAATCATAAAATGGTGAATCACTCTAAAAAATCAAAAGATCCTAGGTATAACCTAAGTCGTGATAGGTGGGTGACTAGGGAAGGCGTCTCCAATAATGGAGCAGAATCTAGGAATAACATCCTAAAGCAGTCTTTCCGAAGCTATGGGTATATATCTCCACGCTGGAGTCAACTTTACCTAAATGAGCTAAGCTTCTTATCTAACCTTAAGTTCAAACCTGAGTTGAGGAATCTTCTGAGTTTGGGAGATGATGCTTTTGTGTTAGAGGTAAACAGGAGCGGATTGGTGCCCCAGGAGGGAATCGAACCCCCACTGTCGGTTCCGAAGACCGATGTTCTATCCGTTGAACTACCAGGGCATGGTGATGGGATGTATTGTCAGGATAAAGGGACCCTGTCTTCGGGCAAATGATTTTTTGGAAAAGAAAGGCTCATTCGAACAATGTAAACAAGGAGTAGAATGGTCCAACCAACTAGAAAAAATCGTAAGAATAAAAAAACATAATAAATCGGTTTTGGTTTTCCCGGTATCAGAAAGATTGTGAGGTCATTGGCTTGGAGAATTTGTGAGCCAGGAATCTTCTTTCTGATCGTATCAAAATTTTTGCGAAAGTCTCCTAAACGTTCCGATGGGTCTAAACGAAAATCATTCGTATAGCGAAGGGATCCTTCGTCTCCAAAGGCATAAAAGTTAGATTCCCATCCTACAAAATCAAAAGGAACAGGAAAAGACCCAGGTGCATTTCTGATAAAGAAATAGATTGTGTCTCCTTCATATACAAAAGATGGGATTTGTCCTTCCAGTCTGATTTTATTTTTACTGAATCCATCTTCGTAATAATCAGACCAGTCACCCCATTGGAAGAGTGTGTCTCGTTCTCCTTTCCATAAAAAACCTCCTAAATTTTTAAGATGTTCTAAGTCTTGTTCCAAAACCAAACGACTCTGTGGGTCTTTAAAAATGGTTTCCTTGTGGAGGGATCGTTCTCGAAGTAAGTTTTTTAAATGAATGCGTACGTTTCGAATCTCAGCTTGGTTCGTCTCTTGGATTCGTTTTCGAATTTCGATTTCTTCTTTTTGAAATGGATCTGCGAATACCACATCCGAAACAGTTTGTAAAAAATCTGTAATCGGATCGTTTGTCTCCCTTTTTCCAGGTGCATTGGCGAAGATCATATCCTGAAGAGATATGAGAAAGACGAGGAAAAGAAAAAAATAGATTCTCATCTCTTTCAGTATCGGCAAGATTGGGTGCAATGATGACATGTCCTATCTGCCAAGCTCATAAAAATCCTACCGAGATCCTGTTTGAAAATGATTTTTGGATCCTTCGTAGAGCCAACCAAAACCTCGATGGTTACCTCTATTTAGAAAGCAAAAACCATGTGGAATCTTGGAGCCAATTACAATTGGAACAATTTGAATCTTATGGAAGAGCCTTACAAAAGGGAGCAGAAATCATCTACTCCTATCATCCCGAGAAGATGTATATGACGGCAATTGCTGAAAAAGTCCCACATTTGCATGTTCATCTCATTCCTCGATACCATGGCCAATCTCCAGGGATTGACCATATAGCAAAAGCCACAGGACCAGGTTTTCCAAAACCAATGTAAAAAAGGGTTGGAAGATAAGAATCTTTCCTTACACTTTTTGTTTGTGATTTTAGAAAGACATCCCTCGAATCAAATTCCACGTTCTACCATCGAAGACATAGAAAGTTTGCAGGAGCGTTTTTTTCTTCTGCAAAGAGAAAGTGTGAAACAAAAAATTGCACATATTTTTGTATTAGAGGGGTTTGCATCCACAGGTAAAGGTTCCATCTTGCAGTCGTTAACGATTCGTTTAGATCCACGCAAATTCAAAGTGTATTCTCCGTATGTTGATCAATCAGAAGATAGAGGGTATCCATTTCTATGGAATTTCTGGAAAGTTTTACCTCGGTATGGTGAGTTTTTATTTTATCTTAATACGTATTATAGCCGTTTGGCGTATTTGCGGTCTCAGAAGAAAATCAGTTTAGCAGAATACGATCACCGATTACTTTCCATTTTGAATACGGAAAGAATTTTATCAAAAGACAAAATTATTGTACATAAATTCTTTTTGCATATCTCCAAAAAGGAGCAAAAAAAACGATTGGAAGATGCTAAAAAAAAGAAAAAGGATTGGGAACTTTCTCCTTATGACAAGGACCAATGGGAACATTATAAACGTTACTTTGAAATTTTTGATTCGATCTTAAGTTCTTCTCGCACCATCGATTCTCCCTGGCTTGTCATAAGTAGCGATAAAAAAGAAGATTCAAAACTTCTTGTATTTGATGCAATCCTGGAAAGACTAGAACGGACTTTAGGTTACGATTCAAAATCGAATTTACAATTGATCAACCGAGGAATGGAGCTCATTCCATGAAGCTAAATAAATCTATGACTCGTATTTTGAATTTACACCAACTGGACATGGCTTTGTCGTTGCCAAGTGACGATTACCAAGTCCAAATGAAAGAATACAAAAATAAAATT containing:
- a CDS encoding polyphosphate kinase, encoding MFVILERHPSNQIPRSTIEDIESLQERFFLLQRESVKQKIAHIFVLEGFASTGKGSILQSLTIRLDPRKFKVYSPYVDQSEDRGYPFLWNFWKVLPRYGEFLFYLNTYYSRLAYLRSQKKISLAEYDHRLLSILNTERILSKDKIIVHKFFLHISKKEQKKRLEDAKKKKKDWELSPYDKDQWEHYKRYFEIFDSILSSSRTIDSPWLVISSDKKEDSKLLVFDAILERLERTLGYDSKSNLQLINRGMELIP
- a CDS encoding HIT family protein, which gives rise to MTCPICQAHKNPTEILFENDFWILRRANQNLDGYLYLESKNHVESWSQLQLEQFESYGRALQKGAEIIYSYHPEKMYMTAIAEKVPHLHVHLIPRYHGQSPGIDHIAKATGPGFPKPM